The following are from one region of the Halobellus limi genome:
- a CDS encoding TCP-1/cpn60 chaperonin family protein: MEPNPSAQSRRFPEEAESSIRFPHANITAVDAISDVFRSTVGPRSMDVLVLDTSAAGDSDDAGVAVDEYAVTGDGARLLQSLSVEHPVGELLERSIGPYRPGDTDIDGKDVFDGVGSKVVFASELLANSLGLLERGVHPQEIVSGYRSGLAVVEETLRSASVTPETDGRVSAADAARTALTGNDFGRMREELAELAATAAREIGEPNERSFDVTTVRHGSIRDSRLIEGTVLDRNTVVHREMPRRVEDANVLLLGGHDQGGLQDPDVVDDFEVQLESPDALGAFERTAANERRELVDRIVRVGADVVLTQMGINSHYQQLLADRGIMAIRRVHPRNLQRLSLATGATVVKHNDDVGPEHLGRCGTVVEREIEQRKHRRKHRRIVVFEGCTDPDSVTMLLCGTFGQLESQAPREVRKAVLAAAQSMRDGPSEGVVPGGGATETAIARRIRQEAQTRGSKSQLAMNEYAAALEGLVKTLVENAGLDPLATVTDLRTANRTNANVGVVLPDGEITDTLEAGVVDTAATKKEVYRSGTDLATSILRVDDALDATFEGKTVDTGEAIHREPAERHREYVEDADSRTIWE, translated from the coding sequence ATGGAGCCGAACCCGTCAGCCCAGTCGCGGCGTTTTCCCGAAGAAGCCGAGAGTTCGATCAGGTTTCCCCACGCGAATATAACGGCGGTCGACGCGATCTCGGACGTGTTCAGATCGACGGTCGGCCCCCGGTCGATGGACGTGTTGGTACTCGACACTTCCGCTGCGGGCGACAGCGACGACGCGGGGGTAGCCGTCGACGAGTACGCCGTGACCGGAGACGGGGCACGCCTCCTGCAGTCCCTCTCGGTCGAACACCCCGTCGGTGAACTACTGGAGCGGTCCATCGGTCCGTACCGACCGGGTGACACGGACATCGACGGGAAAGACGTCTTCGACGGCGTCGGCTCGAAGGTCGTATTTGCGAGCGAACTGCTCGCGAACTCCCTCGGCCTGCTGGAACGGGGAGTGCACCCACAGGAGATCGTCAGCGGATACCGCTCGGGTCTCGCCGTGGTCGAGGAGACGCTTCGCTCCGCCAGCGTCACACCGGAGACAGACGGGCGGGTTTCTGCCGCCGACGCGGCCCGGACGGCGCTTACGGGGAACGACTTCGGAAGGATGCGGGAGGAACTCGCGGAACTCGCCGCGACTGCTGCTCGGGAGATAGGGGAACCGAACGAGCGTTCGTTCGACGTCACGACGGTGCGGCACGGCTCGATCCGCGATAGCCGTCTGATCGAGGGGACAGTCCTCGACCGCAATACCGTGGTTCACCGGGAGATGCCTCGACGCGTCGAGGACGCCAACGTGTTACTGCTGGGCGGCCACGACCAGGGCGGACTACAGGATCCGGACGTCGTGGACGACTTCGAGGTCCAACTGGAATCACCGGACGCGCTCGGCGCGTTCGAACGAACGGCGGCGAACGAGCGGCGGGAACTCGTCGACCGGATCGTCCGGGTCGGTGCCGACGTCGTCCTCACGCAGATGGGCATAAACAGTCATTACCAGCAGCTGTTGGCCGATCGGGGAATAATGGCGATTCGACGCGTCCATCCCCGCAACCTCCAGCGGTTGTCCCTGGCGACCGGAGCGACCGTCGTGAAGCACAACGACGATGTCGGGCCGGAGCATCTCGGTCGCTGCGGCACCGTCGTCGAGCGAGAGATCGAACAGCGAAAGCACCGGAGAAAACACAGGCGTATCGTCGTGTTCGAGGGGTGTACCGATCCCGACTCGGTCACGATGCTGCTGTGTGGAACGTTCGGACAGCTCGAATCGCAAGCGCCACGTGAGGTCCGGAAGGCCGTACTGGCGGCCGCACAGTCTATGAGGGACGGACCGTCCGAAGGCGTCGTTCCGGGCGGCGGAGCTACGGAGACGGCGATCGCACGTCGAATTAGGCAGGAAGCACAAACACGGGGCTCGAAAAGCCAGCTCGCGATGAACGAGTACGCCGCAGCGCTCGAAGGGCTGGTCAAAACGCTCGTCGAAAACGCCGGACTGGATCCGCTGGCCACCGTCACGGACCTTCGGACAGCGAACCGAACGAACGCGAACGTCGGTGTCGTCCTTCCCGACGGAGAGATCACCGACACGCTCGAAGCCGGAGTCGTCGATACGGCTGCAACGAAGAAGGAGGTCTACAGGAGCGGCACCGACCTCGCGACGTCGATCCTCCGCGTCGACGACGCGTTGGATGCGACGTTCGAGGGGAAAACGGTGGACACGGGCGAAGCGATCCACCGAGAGCCGGCGGAGCGACACCGGGAGTACGTCGAAGACGCCGATTCTCGAACGATCTGGGAGTGA
- a CDS encoding ABC transporter permease — translation MSKISRDSVSIHESYLLAGPSLLWFGVFLLIPLGVISYYSVLTYSSFSVQHTLTLEPWINVATSATIREVFLETLLTGAVVTLLTLVFGYPLAYYLRFYTSQNGGIILLLFLIIPFWTSGVIRTLGWIPVLGKEGVINQVLLLVGIIDQPLSWLLFSPVSQILGYLQNYVVFMAAPIYIALTQVDEGLLDASETLRGGPVATFRNVTWPLSLPGVVIGSIFVFVLSIGNFAVPQFLSGGSSTISTLIYTTVNQGLDYPAAAALSLTLLVVIFGIVYLSLRRVDITELARG, via the coding sequence ATGAGCAAGATATCACGAGATTCCGTATCGATACACGAGTCCTACCTGCTCGCCGGGCCCTCGCTGCTCTGGTTCGGCGTATTCCTGCTGATTCCGCTCGGCGTTATCAGCTACTACAGTGTTCTCACCTACAGTTCGTTCTCGGTGCAGCACACCCTCACGCTGGAGCCCTGGATCAACGTGGCTACGTCCGCTACGATCCGTGAGGTGTTCCTCGAAACGCTTCTCACCGGCGCGGTCGTGACGCTTCTCACCCTCGTCTTCGGGTACCCGCTGGCGTACTACCTTCGTTTTTACACCAGTCAGAACGGCGGCATCATCCTCCTGTTGTTCCTCATCATCCCGTTCTGGACCTCGGGGGTCATTCGGACCCTGGGGTGGATTCCGGTTCTCGGCAAAGAGGGCGTGATCAACCAGGTGCTTCTCCTGGTCGGCATCATCGACCAACCGCTCTCCTGGCTGCTTTTTTCACCCGTCTCGCAGATCCTGGGGTACCTACAGAATTACGTGGTCTTTATGGCTGCTCCGATCTACATCGCGCTCACACAGGTCGACGAGGGGTTGCTCGACGCCTCGGAAACGCTTCGAGGCGGCCCGGTAGCGACGTTCAGAAACGTGACGTGGCCGCTCAGCCTCCCGGGCGTGGTGATCGGCTCGATCTTCGTGTTCGTCCTCTCGATCGGAAACTTCGCCGTCCCGCAGTTTCTCAGTGGCGGGAGCAGCACGATTTCCACGCTGATTTACACGACGGTGAACCAGGGGCTGGACTACCCCGCTGCCGCCGCGCTCTCGCTCACGCTCTTGGTCGTCATATTCGGGATCGTCTACCTCTCTCTTCGCCGAGTGGACATCACCGAACTCGCCCGCGGATAG
- a CDS encoding hydantoinase/oxoprolinase family protein yields MTESTIRIGADVGGTNTDIILVDGTKEHTYKLPTTDDPSKSTADGVLEVCERAGIAPGEVDTVLHGTTVGTNAVIEHEGAKTGMITTEGFRDTVHIGRHRKSHTFSVQHEIKHQKEPLVERRYRKTVDERIYPPGKVVEPLDESEVREAAAELVEEGVESIAVCYLHSYLNTTHEDRTKEIIQEEFPDVFVSTSNEVVAQFREYERFSTTAINARIAPVMSSYLNRLQERLDDYGFEDADVLIMQSNGGVASIREASQRPVTTLLSGPAAGVLSGQYTGKSTDEEKIITFDMGGTSADISVLPGRLLERDPRDSEIGEYPAITPMLDIEAIGSGGGSIAWFDQAQGFNVGPKSAGANPGPACYGRGNDEPTIADAQVVLGRIDPETFLGGELDIDPSLSEQAIEEKLVDAVDQERFSTVEKAALAVLDVANSNMYQSVREQTMQRGYDPRDYSLVGFGGAGPMHSVDLAESLESSKVLIPPSPGIGSARGLMTGDIQYDNQVTLSKRLENVEADELEDRIESLTQRGADQLRSDGIDVEEDAVFRKSIDCLYEGQGYELNIEYTGTDGDWRSRIREQFEEKHEQEYGHYFENDPVEVLNLRVAASADSVEYDPVEIESGSEDPSHAETKSHPVYFGTSLEPEEYETPRYAREELRAGNVIDGPAIVDEFDSTVVINPEWEAEVLPSGTLRITR; encoded by the coding sequence ATGACAGAGAGTACTATTCGCATTGGCGCAGACGTCGGTGGAACGAATACCGACATTATCCTCGTCGACGGCACGAAAGAGCACACGTACAAGCTTCCGACGACTGACGATCCCTCGAAGTCGACTGCGGACGGGGTTCTCGAAGTCTGCGAGCGGGCCGGCATCGCCCCCGGGGAGGTCGACACCGTCCTGCACGGGACCACTGTCGGGACGAACGCCGTGATCGAGCACGAGGGTGCGAAGACCGGGATGATAACCACGGAGGGGTTCCGAGACACGGTCCACATCGGACGACACCGGAAGTCCCACACGTTCTCGGTACAACACGAAATAAAACACCAAAAGGAGCCGCTGGTGGAACGTCGCTACCGGAAAACGGTCGACGAGCGGATCTACCCGCCGGGGAAGGTCGTCGAGCCGTTAGACGAGTCCGAAGTACGCGAAGCGGCCGCGGAACTGGTCGAGGAGGGCGTCGAGTCCATCGCCGTCTGCTACCTCCACTCGTATCTGAACACGACACACGAGGATCGCACAAAAGAAATCATCCAGGAGGAGTTCCCCGACGTCTTCGTCTCGACGTCGAACGAAGTCGTGGCGCAGTTCCGCGAATACGAACGCTTCTCGACGACGGCGATAAACGCACGCATCGCGCCCGTGATGTCGAGTTACCTGAACCGGTTACAGGAGCGGCTCGACGACTACGGGTTCGAGGACGCGGACGTGCTCATCATGCAGTCCAACGGCGGCGTGGCCAGTATCAGAGAAGCCAGTCAGCGGCCGGTGACGACCCTCCTCTCCGGGCCCGCAGCCGGTGTACTCTCCGGGCAGTACACGGGGAAATCGACCGACGAAGAGAAGATCATCACGTTCGATATGGGCGGGACGAGTGCGGACATTTCGGTCTTGCCCGGACGTCTCTTAGAGCGGGATCCGCGCGATAGCGAGATCGGCGAGTACCCCGCCATCACACCGATGCTGGACATCGAAGCCATCGGTAGCGGGGGCGGCTCCATCGCGTGGTTCGATCAGGCGCAGGGGTTCAACGTCGGACCGAAGAGCGCCGGAGCCAACCCGGGGCCCGCGTGTTACGGGCGGGGGAACGACGAACCGACCATCGCCGATGCGCAGGTCGTGCTCGGGCGCATCGATCCGGAGACCTTCCTGGGTGGCGAACTCGACATCGACCCCAGCCTCTCCGAGCAGGCGATCGAGGAGAAGCTGGTCGATGCGGTCGATCAGGAGCGGTTCAGCACCGTCGAGAAAGCGGCGCTCGCCGTGCTCGACGTCGCGAACAGCAACATGTACCAGTCGGTTCGCGAGCAGACGATGCAGCGGGGGTACGACCCCCGCGACTACTCGCTCGTCGGGTTCGGTGGAGCGGGCCCGATGCACTCGGTCGACCTCGCCGAATCGCTCGAGAGTTCCAAGGTCCTGATTCCGCCGTCTCCCGGGATCGGCTCCGCGCGGGGGCTCATGACCGGGGACATTCAGTACGACAACCAGGTCACGCTGAGCAAGCGGCTGGAGAACGTCGAGGCGGACGAGCTCGAAGACCGTATCGAATCGCTGACGCAGCGCGGAGCCGATCAGTTGCGCTCCGACGGAATCGACGTCGAGGAGGACGCGGTCTTCCGGAAGTCGATCGACTGCCTGTACGAGGGACAGGGCTACGAGCTCAACATCGAATACACGGGGACCGACGGCGACTGGCGCTCCCGAATTCGAGAGCAGTTCGAAGAGAAGCACGAACAGGAGTACGGGCACTACTTCGAGAACGATCCCGTCGAGGTCTTGAACCTCCGCGTCGCCGCGTCGGCCGACAGCGTGGAGTACGATCCCGTCGAGATCGAGAGCGGGTCCGAAGACCCCTCGCACGCCGAAACGAAGTCGCATCCCGTCTACTTCGGGACGTCGCTCGAGCCCGAGGAATACGAGACGCCGAGGTACGCACGCGAGGAACTCCGGGCGGGGAACGTGATCGACGGCCCCGCTATCGTCGACGAGTTCGACAGCACCGTCGTCATCAACCCCGAGTGGGAGGCGGAGGTGCTCCCGAGCGGAACGCTCCGGATCACCCGCTGA